Proteins from a single region of Hermetia illucens chromosome 3, iHerIll2.2.curated.20191125, whole genome shotgun sequence:
- the LOC119651006 gene encoding uncharacterized protein LOC119651006: MHSPEKKNSCYTTVSNNVRWISPKPRNLCVYTIYNTIFLLIFETPPRNDYVTANDSAYTLKKLLREIIGGTEEHETQLKIRDQTRDHTCDKNSTVAIQVNPD, translated from the exons ATGCATagccccgaaaagaaaaactcATGCTACACAACAGTATCTAATAATGTTCGTTGGATTAGCCCGAAGCCACGCAATTTGTGTGTTTACACTATCTATAATACAA TTTTCCTCCTTATCTTCGAAACTCCCCCAAGAAACGACTACGTGACTGCTAACGACTCTGCGTACACGTTGAAGAAActgctgcgggaaatcattgGCGGTACTGAGGAACATGAGACCCAACTAAAGATCCGTGATCAAACACGCGATCACACATGCGACAAAAATTCTACTGTAGCGATTCAGGTAAATCCCGATTAA